A stretch of DNA from Deltaproteobacteria bacterium:
CGGGTGCGGGAGGAATTTCTGAGGGAGCTTCGGGAAGGGTCGCTGGAAGAATCCATGAAGATGATGCTGGCCAGCGGCATGCTCTTTTCCCTCTTCCCCTCGTTCTCCCAGCCCTTTGCCGAAGCATGGCAAAAGGAATATTTTATCAAAATCATCACCGCGATCGATGATCTTAGTTCATCGGGAAAAGTTCCGTCGGAGGAATTTTGCCTGGCTCTCTTCCTCCTGCCCTGCCTGGGATTCTATTGCCCGCCGGATGGTTTCCCACCCGGCCGTAGGGGGCAGGCTCTCTTTCAGCAAAAGGTCAGGGAATGGGTCACGGAAACAATGAGGCCGCTGCAGTTCACCCGGCAGGCCAAGGAAGCAGCCATTTACCTGCTTGGTTCCCAGAGAATCTTCCGCGAATTTCTGCCGGAGCGAAAACTTCCTTTGCGCTTTATGCGCCAGCCTTATTTCTCCCAGGCTCTCCATCTCTTCGAGATTGAAGCCCGGGCCCGGGGGGAAGGACCCGCAGGGCTTTCCTGGCCAACCGGGGAAAGGACACCTCCGTGGAAGAGAAGGAAAAAGAGCCACCGGGGTCCTGGGAGTGGTCTTTTTTTCAAGGGTTAAAAAGCATGACCAAACTTACCCGGGGCAAGGAAATCAAAAAAAGGTTGTCGTCAAAAATAAATCCATGTTATAAAAAATAGGGAAAAAATCGATGAATAAAAAGCGCTGGGCCATAATCCCAATTTAAAAAAATTCCCGTCTTCTGGGCACCTCCGCTGTACAAGTCATGAAACCCGAGATGGGAACTTACCCCCAAGTTTTTTACATCGATCTGGAAATTGACATCGTCGGAGCCAAAGGAAGCACATGAAAGCGCATAACCCCCCCCAGGCCCGCTCTCCTAAGAAGCCCCAGGCCTCCTATGAACAGTTTGAAGCCAGTTCCCTTTTTTGCCCTCGCTGCCGCCAAGCTATGCCTGTACGCAAGCGCCTTCTTCTGATCCTCCCGGATGGAGACAAATACGAATACCTCTGCGCGTACTGCTCTCACTCTCTCGGAACCAAGATGGATTATGAGGAAAGGGAGGTTCGCCTCCTGGTTTAAAACTTTTTCCACCCTGTATTTTTGTTTTTACCTCACCTTGGCGGGGCGGATTTAAAACTTTGCCGGCTTCTTTTTTCCCAATAAAATATAAAAAATTCTCTTTTTTCTTGCTTTAAATGTTTTAATAGTTAGGTTCTCTCTCAAAGACCGCAGCCGCACCCATCCCGAAGCCGATACACATAGACACGACTCCATAGCGGGCCTGGCGACGTTTCATCTCGTGCACCAGCGTAGTGGTCAGGCGCCCTCCACTGTTGCCCAGGGCATGGCCCAGCGCAATCGCCCCGCCGTTGACATTGACCTTATCCAAGTTCAGGCCCAGGGTCCGGCAGCAATACAAGGCCTGCGAGGCAAAGGCCTCATTCAATTCAAAGAGGTCGATCTGGTCCAGGTTCACCCCTGCAAATTTGAGAGCTTTGGGAATGGCCTCTACCGGCCCGATCCCCATGATCTCCGGAGGAACCCCGGCCGCGGCAAAAGACCGGAAGGTGGCCATAGGCTGGAGGCCTAAGGACTTGGCTTTTTCCTTGGCCATGATCACCACGGCGGAAGCTCCGTCGTTCAAGGGAGAGGAATTGCCCGGGGTTACGGATCCCGTCGTGGAAAAGGCCGGGCGCAGCTTGCTCAGGGCTTCCAGGGAGGTATCTGCCCGCACCCCTTCATCGGTGTCAAAAACGAATTCCCGGTAAGTTACCTTCCCATCCTCGGAGACCTCCTGGGTCCTCACTTTAATCGGCAGGATTTCATCTTTGAACCTTCCCGTCTTGATCGCCGCCGCAGCTTTCTGGTGGCTTTTCAGGGCAAAGGCATCCTGCTCCTCCCGGTTGATCCCAAATTTCTTAGCCACATTTTCCGCGGTGACCCCCATGGCCGTATAGCCCTCGGGATAGGTCTCGATGAGCTTGAGGTTGGGTACGGTCTTGTTCCCGCCCATGGGAACCATGGACATGGATTCCACTCCCCCAGCGATGATCACATCGGCAAAACCGCACATGATGTGTTCAGCCCCAATGGCAATGGCTTGGAGCCCGGAGGAGCAGAAGCGATTGACGGTCTGCCCTGGCACAGTGTACGGCAGGCCGGCAATGTAGCAGATTAAGCGAGCGACGTTCAGCCCCTGTTCCGCTTCGGGGAAACTACAACCCATGACCACGTCATCCACTTCCTCTGGTTTCAGCCCGGCGGCCCGGTTCAAAGCTTCCTTCACCACCCACCCTGCCATGTCATCCGGGCGGGTATTGCGCAAGCTTCCCCGGGGAGCACGGCCGACAGCGGTTCGAACTGCAGAAACGATAACAGCTTCTCTCATGGTCTCCTCCTTCTAATTCCTCAGCGGCTTGTTAGTCTTGAGCATATGGGTGATGCGCTCCTGGGTCTTCTTCTCGCCGCAGAGGCTGACAAAGGCTTCCCGCTCAAGGTCTAACATTTGCTGTTCCGTTATCATGGCCCCGGTCAAGACATCTCCGCCGGTGAGGATGTAGGCCAATTTGCCGGCTATGAACTCTTCGTGTTCCGTTATGAAACCACCCTGGCGCATGGTGTTGGCCATTAACTTGATGGCCGCCCGTCCGCCGTCTCCCGCTACCGGAATCAGCTTGGGCCGAGGTGGTTTGAACCCTTCCTGGACCATGGCCAAAACGGTCTGCTTGGCGTCGTAAAGCAGATGGTCCCCATTGACCGTCACTTTGTCCGTAGGACGCAGGAAGCCCAGTTTCCGGGCCTCCTCGGCGCTGGTGGAGACTTTAGCCATGGCAATGTTCTCAAAGGCTTTCCGCAAGAAGGGGAGCAGGTCCACGTTCACCCCATCGGGAATGCCCTCGATGCATCGGATATATACCTCTTTATTCCCGGCAGCTCCCGGCAGGAGCCCCACGGCGATCTCCACCTGGCCCATGTACGTCTCCAAGGCGGCCACGATCCGGTGGCTGGATAAGCAGACTTCGCAACCCCCCCCCAGAGCCATGTTATGGGGGGCAGCCACGATGGGTTTTTCAAAATATTTCATGGCCATCATGGCATCTTGGATAGCTTTGATCGCAGCCTCGATGCCCGCCCAGTTGGACTTCACAATCTCACCCACGAGCATGAGCAGGTTGGCCCCCACGGAAAATCTTTCCGCGTGGTTGCCAATGACCATGCCGACGAAGTCTTTTTCCACGATCTTTAAAGACTCGTGGATCATCTCGATGATCTCCTGCCCGATGGCATTCATGTAGGTATGGAATTCCAGGCAAGCCACGCCGTCTCCCATGTCGATCAGGCTGGCGCCGGCATTGGACTTGACGACCTTATTGCGCTCCTTCAGGGAGGGCAGGAGGATGATCTCCGGCTTCTCCGGAACCTTCTTATATTGCCCGGTCTTCAGGTCAAAGAAATAGAGCTGGCCCTCTTTCTTCTGGTAAAAAGATTTTTTCTTCTCGGCCAGAAGGCTCTTCACCAGAGGCGGTAGGTCTTTACCCTCTTGCTTCATCCGGGCTACCGATTCCTCAACTCCGAGGGCATCCCAGGATTCGAAAGGCCCTGCTTCATAGTTGAAGCCCCACTTTACGGCATTGTCGACATTGTAAATATCATCGGCGATCTCTGGAATCCTCCGGGCCGCATAGAGGAGGGATTCGCTGGTGATTTTCCAGGCCAACTGGCCCGCCCGGTCCTCGGCATAAATCAGGGCCTTGGCCTTGGCGGCCGCATTCGAAGCTGCCTTGGCCGCGTCCAGGGAGGGGTATTTGACCTTCTGAGCGGGACGATACTCCAAGGTTTTATAATCCAGCGCCAATTTCTCTTTTCCCGCCTCCGACTTGATCCGTTTGTAAAAACCCTGGCCCGTCTTGTTGCCGAGCCAGTTCTTTTCAATCATCTTCTGGACAAAATCGGGGATCTTGAATACTTCCCGCATCTCATCTTTGGTTGCGTTCTCATACAGATTCTTGGCCACGTGGGCAAAGGTATCCAGGCCCACCAGATCCGTAGTCCCGAAAGCAGCGCTCTTCGGCCGGCCCATGGGCGGACCGGTAATGGCGTCCACTTCCTCAATGGAATAGCCGTCCTCGGCCATGATCTTCATCAAATAGAGCATGCCGAAGATTCCAATCCGGTTGGCGATGAAGTTGGGGGAATCCTTGGCATAGACGATCCCTTTCCCCAGGACTCGCTCCCCAAAGTAAGCAATGAACGCCACCACTTCCGGCAGGGTCTGCGCAATCGGGACAATCTCCAACAGTTTCATGTAGCGGGGGGGGTTGAAAAAATGGGTGCCCAGGAAGTGCTGCTTGAACTCCAGGTCCATCCCTGTACAGATGTCTTTGATGGGAATCCCGGAGGTGTTGGAACTTACGATGGTACCCGGCTTGCGCTCGGCGGCCACTTTTTTGAAAAGCTCCTGTTTAATCTTCAGGTTCTCCACCACCACTTCGATGATCCAGTCGACCTCCGCCAGGCGAGAGAGATGGTCTTCGAAGTTGCCCACTTCAATCAGGCTGGCGAATTCAGGAACAGCCAGGGCTGCAGGACGCATCCGGAGTAAATTTTGCTTCCCATTTACGGCCAGGCGGTTCCGGACCGCCGCGTCCTTGAGGGTCAAACCTTTCTTCTCTTCCTCCGGGGTCAGTTTGTTGGGAACAATATCTAACATGAGGGAAGGAATGCCCACGTTGGCCAGGTGGGCAGCAATGGTTGCTCCCATTACCCCAGATCCCAGCACTGCTACTTTTTTGATTTTCTTTTCCATGCTTCCTCCGATCTGAAAGGGGAACGTCTAACCCTTCCGGGGTGTATCGATGTTTCCAGTTTCCCAAAAAACACTCCGCCGCGGAGCAAATATTTTGACCTTCTTCGTCACCTCCTCTTCTTCACTCGGCGTTTTGAACAAGCTGCTTGCAGATCTCGATGGCTTTCTGCAAATCTTTTTCGGCAATTCCCCTGGTCAAATGTTGGTAAGCTCGGTTGACCACTCGATCCAGCTTCTTTTCCAACTCTTTTCCCCGGGCCGTAAGACATATTCGATAAGCCCGCCGGTCCGTGGGGTGGTCCTCCCGCCGCAGGAGTCCGGCCCCTTCCATCCGGTCGATCAAACTCGTCATGGTCGATTTCTCCAGCTGGGCTTTTTCTCCCAGGTCGCTGATGCTCATGCCGTCGTTTTCCCATAAGGCATGGAGAACAGCGAAATAGGCCACGGAGATATCGGTAAGCTCACTTTCCCGCAGCATCCGGTTTACAAAATTATTCATCGCCCAAGTCGCTCTGGAAAGGAGAAATCCCACCTGGTATTCCATCTTCATTGATTTGCCCTCTTTGCCCCCATCATCTCATTCATTCATTGCCAGAAATAAAAAGTTCGGTAGCATACTATATGAGTCAAAACTATAAGTCAAGCAAATTATCGGACTAAAAATTTCGGATGTCGGATTGGTGATTGCAACGAATTTATTCTTGACTATTATCCCCCAAAGTCGATAATTTTCTAAGAGGGTGAGAAAGGAGAAATCATGCGTAAAACCAAAATTGTCTGTACCATCGGCCCCGCCAGCCAATCCAGAGAGGTTCTCAGGCGTATGATCCTCAAGGGCATGGACGTCGCCCGCCTGAATTTTTCTCATGGCTCTCAGGAAAGTCACGGCCAAACCTACTTCCTCCTGAGAAAACTGGCGGAAAGCTTAGGGAAACCTCTGGCCATTCTCCAGGACCTCCAAGGGCCGAAAATGCGCATTGGCACGGTTAGCAATGGGCAAACCCTTCTCAAGAAAGGATCCACCTTCATTCTGACAACCCGCCAGACCCTTGGATCTGCCCAGCGGGTGTACACCACTTACCGTCATCTGCCTCAAGATGTAAAGCCGGGTGACCCAGTTTTACTCGGTGATGGCTACCTGCGGGTGCGCGTGAAGGAAGTGAGGGGGACAGAAGTCATAACCGAAGTAGTGGAAGGGGGCATGTTGAAGGACCGTATGGGCATTAATCTCCCGGGGACGAATCTCTCCGCGCCCTCCCTTACTTCCAAGGATCTGAAAGATTTGGCTTTCGGCCTTTCTTTGGGAGTGGATTATGTGGGCATGTCCTTTGTCCGGCAGGCTCAGGACATCCAGGGCATCAAAAGAGCCATGGCCCGATTGGGAAGAGAGGTTCCCGTGATCGCTAAACTGGAACGGCCTGAGGCCATTTCCAACCTCGGCGACATCCTGAAGGCTGCCGATGGGGTAATGGTGGCCCGCGGGGACCTGGGAGTGGAAATGCCCTTAGCCCAGGTCCCCATTCTCCAGAAAGAAATTATCAAGCAGGCCAACCAGCAAAGGCGTTTGGTCATCACAGCTACCGAGATGCTGGAATCCATGATCGAACACTCACGGCCTACGCGGGCGGAAGCTTCGGACGTAGCCAACGCCATATTCGACGGAACCGATGCCGTGATGCTCTCGGGCGAGACGGCTGCAGGAAAATATCCAGAAAAAGCTTTGACCATGATGGCGGAGATTGCCTCGACAGCAGAATCGTGCCCCCTCTTTTCCAAGGCTGAACTTTTGAACTCCCCCCAGCAAGACTCCATCCCGGATGCAGTGGCTCAAGCTGCTGTTCAGGCTGCGGAACGCTTGCAGGCCCGGGTAATCGTGGCTTTTACCCAATCCGGGGCCACTGCCCTTTTCGTCTCCAAATACCGCCCCTCGCCCCCCATCATCGCTTTCACCCCCCACGAGGAAGTTTGCCGGCGCATGAGCTTATATTGGGGGGTGTTCCCCAAAATAATGCGGCCTATCGTCAGTACGGACCGTCTTATCGATGAGGTGGAAAAAACTCTTCTCCAGGGAAAGTTGGTGAAGCGCGGGGATACCATTGTACTCTTGATGGGAGCCCCGATTTATAAGAAGGGGACAACGAATTTGCTGAAGATTCTCCGCGTGCTTTAAAAAAAGCAGCTGGTCCAAGCAGAGAGCTCACTGCCTCAATCTTTTTTCGGGGCCAACAGCAGGAGGAGCTCCTGTTGGAGGGCCAAACCCCACTCGGTACGTTCTGATTCCAAGGAACGCCTGACCAAAGACAGGGCCCGCTTCCAATTGCGGTACGCCGTTCTCTTGCGCCCCATGGCATCGTGGATTCGCCCCATTTTTAAGTGGTTGTCGGCCACAAGCAGGTTGGGGAAGAAAAGGATGCTGGTCCCTTTGAAGAGGTTGTATTCGGCTGAATCACTGTCTATATACTCCAGAAGAGTGGAAAAAAGCTCATTGGAAGAAAAATATAATTTCATCGCCACCGGGTAACCCTTTTCCTGAAATTCTTTTTCTGCTTTCGCCTTCTGCTGCACACCTCCACGGTAGAAATCACGAAGCTCCTTGGCATTCTCCCGGGTCACCTCCAGTCCTTCATTTTCCTCGAAGACTGCTTCCAGGTTTACCTCTTGCAGGATAATCAAGCGTAAATTCCCTGGAGGCGGAGTGGTAGCACAGCCATGGATGGCCCCCCAGGCCAAAATCCCAAAAAGGACGAATAAATTTCTTATCCTCATGCCTCATCTTTCATGGAGTAGCTGCTCAATGATTCCCTTGGCCTCTGCATCGGTCCAATCCACGGCCCCCACGGAGCGACAACGTACAATCCCTTGACGGTCAATGAGGTAGGTTGTCGGATGAGCCCAGACACCAAAAAGGCGCCCAACTTTCCCCTTTTTATCCAAGAGGATGGAAAATTGCGAAGGTTTCTTCTCCAAAAACTTCAGAATGGTCTCCCGGCTTTCCTTGGTGTCGATACGGAATAACCCAAAACCCTGGGAGCGGTACTGGTTATATAGCGAATGAAGAGAAGGAGCCTCCTTCCGGCAATTCGGTCACCAAGTGGCCCAGAAGTTGAGAAGGACGACCTGACCCCGATAATCCCGTATGTTCACCATTTTCCCTTGGAGATCTTCCAGGGAAAAATCCGGAGCACCTATTTGCCCCACATAGGTATGAAAAATACTTGGCGAGGCCCAGCTGCGAGTGAACTTCCCTTCAG
This window harbors:
- the pyk gene encoding pyruvate kinase, with translation MRKTKIVCTIGPASQSREVLRRMILKGMDVARLNFSHGSQESHGQTYFLLRKLAESLGKPLAILQDLQGPKMRIGTVSNGQTLLKKGSTFILTTRQTLGSAQRVYTTYRHLPQDVKPGDPVLLGDGYLRVRVKEVRGTEVITEVVEGGMLKDRMGINLPGTNLSAPSLTSKDLKDLAFGLSLGVDYVGMSFVRQAQDIQGIKRAMARLGREVPVIAKLERPEAISNLGDILKAADGVMVARGDLGVEMPLAQVPILQKEIIKQANQQRRLVITATEMLESMIEHSRPTRAEASDVANAIFDGTDAVMLSGETAAGKYPEKALTMMAEIASTAESCPLFSKAELLNSPQQDSIPDAVAQAAVQAAERLQARVIVAFTQSGATALFVSKYRPSPPIIAFTPHEEVCRRMSLYWGVFPKIMRPIVSTDRLIDEVEKTLLQGKLVKRGDTIVLLMGAPIYKKGTTNLLKILRVL
- a CDS encoding acetyl-CoA C-acyltransferase, with product MREAVIVSAVRTAVGRAPRGSLRNTRPDDMAGWVVKEALNRAAGLKPEEVDDVVMGCSFPEAEQGLNVARLICYIAGLPYTVPGQTVNRFCSSGLQAIAIGAEHIMCGFADVIIAGGVESMSMVPMGGNKTVPNLKLIETYPEGYTAMGVTAENVAKKFGINREEQDAFALKSHQKAAAAIKTGRFKDEILPIKVRTQEVSEDGKVTYREFVFDTDEGVRADTSLEALSKLRPAFSTTGSVTPGNSSPLNDGASAVVIMAKEKAKSLGLQPMATFRSFAAAGVPPEIMGIGPVEAIPKALKFAGVNLDQIDLFELNEAFASQALYCCRTLGLNLDKVNVNGGAIALGHALGNSGGRLTTTLVHEMKRRQARYGVVSMCIGFGMGAAAVFEREPNY
- a CDS encoding TlpA disulfide reductase family protein: MQGSEGKFTRSWASPSIFHTYVGQIGAPDFSLEDLQGKMVNIRDYRGQVVLLNFWATWUPNCRKEAPSLHSLYNQYRSQGFGLFRIDTKESRETILKFLEKKPSQFSILLDKKGKVGRLFGVWAHPTTYLIDRQGIVRCRSVGAVDWTDAEAKGIIEQLLHER
- a CDS encoding 3-hydroxyacyl-CoA dehydrogenase/enoyl-CoA hydratase family protein, which codes for MEKKIKKVAVLGSGVMGATIAAHLANVGIPSLMLDIVPNKLTPEEEKKGLTLKDAAVRNRLAVNGKQNLLRMRPAALAVPEFASLIEVGNFEDHLSRLAEVDWIIEVVVENLKIKQELFKKVAAERKPGTIVSSNTSGIPIKDICTGMDLEFKQHFLGTHFFNPPRYMKLLEIVPIAQTLPEVVAFIAYFGERVLGKGIVYAKDSPNFIANRIGIFGMLYLMKIMAEDGYSIEEVDAITGPPMGRPKSAAFGTTDLVGLDTFAHVAKNLYENATKDEMREVFKIPDFVQKMIEKNWLGNKTGQGFYKRIKSEAGKEKLALDYKTLEYRPAQKVKYPSLDAAKAASNAAAKAKALIYAEDRAGQLAWKITSESLLYAARRIPEIADDIYNVDNAVKWGFNYEAGPFESWDALGVEESVARMKQEGKDLPPLVKSLLAEKKKSFYQKKEGQLYFFDLKTGQYKKVPEKPEIILLPSLKERNKVVKSNAGASLIDMGDGVACLEFHTYMNAIGQEIIEMIHESLKIVEKDFVGMVIGNHAERFSVGANLLMLVGEIVKSNWAGIEAAIKAIQDAMMAMKYFEKPIVAAPHNMALGGGCEVCLSSHRIVAALETYMGQVEIAVGLLPGAAGNKEVYIRCIEGIPDGVNVDLLPFLRKAFENIAMAKVSTSAEEARKLGFLRPTDKVTVNGDHLLYDAKQTVLAMVQEGFKPPRPKLIPVAGDGGRAAIKLMANTMRQGGFITEHEEFIAGKLAYILTGGDVLTGAMITEQQMLDLEREAFVSLCGEKKTQERITHMLKTNKPLRN
- a CDS encoding MarR family transcriptional regulator, whose amino-acid sequence is MKMEYQVGFLLSRATWAMNNFVNRMLRESELTDISVAYFAVLHALWENDGMSISDLGEKAQLEKSTMTSLIDRMEGAGLLRREDHPTDRRAYRICLTARGKELEKKLDRVVNRAYQHLTRGIAEKDLQKAIEICKQLVQNAE
- a CDS encoding cytoplasmic protein → MKAHNPPQARSPKKPQASYEQFEASSLFCPRCRQAMPVRKRLLLILPDGDKYEYLCAYCSHSLGTKMDYEEREVRLLV